The genomic segment CTTGGCGACGGGGTTGTTGCCGGGAATGTTTTGAGCAAGACGAAAGAAGAAGGAACCGGCTGGGTTGCTATCGTTTTAGGCTGGGGGATTGCCTGTACCGTAGCGGTTTATGTATCCGGATTTTTTAGTCCAGCTCACTTGAATCCAGCGGTCACATTCGCAATGGCCTCTATTGGAGCGATTAGTTGGGGGCAAGTCTTTCCTTTCATTATTGCACAAATGCTGGGTGCAATGGTTGCAGCTTTCGTTCTATGGCTTCATTACTATCCTCACTGGGCTGAAACGAAAGATTCCGGCTTGATTTTAGCTAGTTTTTCAACTGGTCCAGCCATTCGCCATACAGCCTCTAACTTTTTAGGTGAAGCATTGGGAACGGCTGTTCTCGTCATTACGATTATGGCAATTGGACCTAATAAAGTTGCTGCTGGTCTAGGACCTATCATCGTAGGAATGGTTATTTTTGCAGTCGGTTTTTCACTTGGTCCAACGACAG from the Streptococcus constellatus subsp. constellatus genome contains:
- a CDS encoding MIP/aquaporin family protein; amino-acid sequence: MIQYLGEFLGTFILVLLGDGVVAGNVLSKTKEEGTGWVAIVLGWGIACTVAVYVSGFFSPAHLNPAVTFAMASIGAISWGQVFPFIIAQMLGAMVAAFVLWLHYYPHWAETKDSGLILASFSTGPAIRHTASNFLGEALGTAVLVITIMAIGPNKVAAGLGPIIVGMVIFAVGFSLGPTTGYAINPARDLGPRIMHAVLPIANKGDSDWSYAWIPVLGPIVGGVVGALLYNLVLSMM